In Anabas testudineus chromosome 12, fAnaTes1.2, whole genome shotgun sequence, one genomic interval encodes:
- the nxnl2 gene encoding nucleoredoxin-like protein 2, with protein sequence MVEVFSGRTLLNKEGDFVDPEEALRNKVVGIYFSAGWCPPCRDFTPILCDFYTDLVEESDPPAQFEIVFVSSDKSPDDMVEYYHDMHGDWLALPWTDDYKHELRQRYKITAVPKLVIVKENGDVITDKGRKQIRDRGLACFRSWLDAAEIFQNFNG encoded by the exons ATGGTGGAGGTGTTTTCCGGACGGACACTCCTGAATAAAGAGGGGGACTTCGTGGACCCCGAAGAGGCGTTGAGGAACAAAGTGGTGGGGATCTACTTTTCTGCAGGATGGTGTCCCCCTTGTCGAGACTTCACACCCATCCTGTGTGATTTCTACACGGACCTGGTTGAAGAGAGTGATCCTCCTGCTcagtttgaaatagtttttgtctcctctgacaaaTCCCCCGATGATATGGTTGAATATTATCATGATATGCACGGAGACTGGCTAGCTCTGCCCTGGACGGATGACTACAAACA tgaGTTGAGGCAGCGCTACAAGATCACAGCAGTCCCCAAACTGGTGATCGTGAAGGAGAACGGTGACGTGATCACAGACAAGGGCAGGAAACAGATCAGAGACCGAGGCCTGGCCTGCTTCAGGTCCTGGTTGGACGCTGCAGAGATCTTTCAGAACTTTAACGgttag
- the gng10 gene encoding guanine nucleotide-binding protein G(I)/G(S)/G(O) subunit gamma-10, with amino-acid sequence MTSNSNLSTMRRTVEQLKLEASVERIKVSQAAAELQQYCLQNAGKDALLVGVPTGSNPFREPRSCAIV; translated from the exons ATGACCTCTAATTCCAATTTATCCACTATGCGACGGACTGTAGAGCAACTGAAGCTTGAGGCCAGCGTGGAAAGAATCAag GTGTCCCAGGCGGCTGCAGAGCTCCAGCAGTACTGTCTGCAGAATGCAGGCAAAGATGCTCTTCTGGTCGGAGTCCCCACAGGCAGCAACCCCTTCAGAGAACCACGCTCCTGTGCTATAGTGTGA
- the btc gene encoding probetacellulin: MAKVYRLCVGIVTALALCKYCLAEWNATDESANQTVSRCHHHGHRNNCTEPLDTESWNRHFSDCPEELKHYCVHGECRYVEDQRAPSCRCQNGFIGPRCEYVDLDWRIGEKRQIIIACIIAGLVFLILLIVFICICSHRRHRLCGRRGRRREEPRNGTEKLSMMNTNATHTTLTPESTELLHTNAV; the protein is encoded by the exons ATGGCCAAGGTGTACAGACTCTGTGTGGGAATAGTAACAG ctctggcCTTATGCAAATACTGCCTGGCAGAGTGGAATGCCACCGACGAGTCTGCCAACCAAACCGTATCCCGTTGCCATCACCATGGTCACAGAAACAATTGCACAG AGCCGTTGGACACCGAGTCGTGGAACAGACACTTCTCAGACTGTCCAGAGGAGCTAAAGCACTACTGCGTCCACGGGGAGTGTCGTTATGTTGAAGATCAGAGGGCACCGTCCTGCAG ATGCCAGAATGGTTTCATTGGCCCAAGGTGTGAATATGTGGACCTGGACTGGAGGATAGGAGAGAAACGACAAATTATCATTGCCTGCATCATTGCAGGGCTAGTTTTCCTCATTCTTCTCATTGTATTCATCTGCATTTGCTCACA tcgTAGGCACAGATTGTGTGGGAGGAGGGGAAGACGGAGGGAAGAACCGAGGAATGGAACGGAGAAGCTCAGCATGATGAACACcaatgcaacacacacaaccCTAACACCAGAAtcaacagagctgctgcacaccAATGCTGTTTGA